The following are encoded in a window of Pirellulales bacterium genomic DNA:
- a CDS encoding PepSY domain-containing protein encodes MQRLLCVVMLVALTGCGHKGKQSDKPITIEQVPEAAMKAAQAAAKKAFPDLKFETATLRGENVYEITGKTKNGKVHDVEVTATGEILEVE; translated from the coding sequence ATGCAACGATTGCTGTGTGTCGTGATGCTCGTGGCGCTGACCGGTTGCGGTCACAAGGGAAAGCAATCCGACAAGCCGATCACGATCGAGCAAGTGCCCGAGGCAGCGATGAAAGCCGCCCAGGCTGCCGCCAAGAAAGCGTTTCCCGACCTGAAATTTGAAACAGCCACGCTGCGCGGCGAGAATGTCTACGAAATCACTGGTAAAACGAAAAATGGCAAAGTGCATGACGTCGAAGTGACTGCCACCGGTGAAATCCTGGAAGTCGAATAG